The genomic region CTCAGACGGCGCACTCCGTCTGCCGCAGACAAACACCGGCATCGTTTGCCGATTGCAGTCGTGCCTGCCAGCCATATTCTTGTGGGcgatacacacgcacacagacgcatcATGGAAGCCGTGCAGATCGCCAAGAGCATCCTGGCTGCCGATGGGCAGCCGTTTGTGATCCTTTCGCTCGCCCAGGGGTTTGCGCCCGTGACGCCcgagacgccgctgccagtgGCACGTCGCAGCTACATGCGTCTCGCTGGTGTCATCCACCCAGACCGCCTTAAGGGCAGCTTCGACAAGGCCACGGAAGCGTTCCAGTGCCTGGTGAGCGCCTTTGAGTGCTTCGCAGACCCCAAGGCGCGCAagcaggccgccgccgctgcacaggGAAAATCGAAAGCGGAGTCCCGGGCGTCCACCGCGGCAGACGGCAGGAAAGCCaaggccgcgccgccgtcttcgaCCACCTCGCGCCCGTCGGCATCGCAGCAGATGAAGAAGGCCAATTCAaaggccgctgcggcaccggctGTGAAGAAGCCAAAGGCGTCTgccgagggcgaggaggagagcgagagcgagagcgataCCGAGGACGATGACGCCTCGGAGGCCTCGGTGGCGGACGAGAAGGCGTGGGAAGCGTTGGCCGCCGCCAATACAGAGCCGGAGGTGTCGACGAACCGCACGCCGATCGGGCAGCCGCGCCTGGGTGGACTCTACCAGCATACCACGGTGGGATGCCCCAAGTGCCGCTCCCTCTGGGAGCCCGATTCGCGGCCACAGTACTCGCTCTTCATGGGTCAGTGGGGTAAGAAGGTGCACTGTCAACTGTGTCTCTTCCAGTTTGGCtgtgccacggcgctgcacggcTGCCCCCACTGCAGCGCGCCCTTCGACTACGATGCCTCCATGTACGATACCGTGCAGACGTGCCAGCGGTGCAAAAGGCAGTTCGGCTTCCCCTACTACCCTGTCAGTCAGCACCTGATCGACCAGATAGCGCTGGAGGAGTGGCGAGAACGCATGGAGCGGCAGAAAACGAGTGAACGGGAGGCCCGGGCGAGGGCGCGTcacgggggcggcggcagagatgAGGCGACCGCCACGGAGAAGATGCAGCTCCTGGTTGGCACCTGCAtcatggaggaggagtgcCCCCTGTGCCACAAGCGTGTCAAGAGCAAGCACCGTGCGCACGTGGAAGAGTGCATGGCCACACCACCCGGGGAGCTGGCTACATCGGCTGGGAGGGCTTCCAGGAAGACGacgcgagctgcgccaccggccGACAAGGTTGCCAAGGCACCGGCGTCCCGGACTGCCAAGACGACCCCGAAAGCAAACCCCAAGACGACAACACCGGGGGCCACCAAGAAGTCAGCCGTGCCGCGGGCGCCGCGCGCCGAGGCCTCGccacccgccaccgccaaAGGGAAGaagacgtcggcgccgcagaagCGCAAGCGGCAACGCAGCGACTCGGACTTCTCGGAAGGGGAggactctctctctgactCGGAGGAGGACGCGATCAGCTCCGAATCGTCCTTCTCCTATAGCGACtacgacgacagcgactagcggcgtggcagacgagagaggcggggaaggaatggggagaggggggggggctggtTGTgggcacctcctccttgcctGCGGCCCTCTTGCAGTGCAGTCTCATGatgggcgtgcgtgcccgCATGCGCGTTGATTGGCTTTTTGGTTTTCgcttcatttttttttttttcgtcgccAAGAGAGCGCGAGAGACCTCAGTGCGCGGTATCAGAATCCAGTGCCCGCTCTTCGTGtggaagccaagcagcctgCAGTGTACCCTGCTGTACGGCTGGCAGACTCGTGGTGTCGGCAGGACATGCCTGGGCTGACGCTGTGCCGAAGAGACGTGCGGTCATGATGACCACTTTTGTGACTGATCACAACGAAAATTACCGACGAGTCAACAAGTATGCGCATTCACTATCGGCCTTTCTACCCTTGCTGTGCTACAGGGGTGTCGAGCGCAATCCTGGGCCTGACCTGCGCGCTGTATGCAAGTGGCATTGCTGCAGCCTGCTGGACGACGCCAAAGGGTGTTGGCCATTCCTGCTGCTTGGCgtagccgtggtgcagcagggGTACGGTGAATTGTGGTTCTGTGGGCGTATACGCGTGGACTTGCTTGTCGTGCAATACGGCCAGGTGAACGAAAACAGAAACACGTACTCCatgctccttctccttcaccCCTCGCGGATCATCTGCTCtctgtgcccccccccccgctgccCAAGCAACCACACAGCCGCCATCGCAaccttcctcctccactggGCCGCCCTCACGCTCCACCTACCGGACTTCTCTCCGCTAGCGACCACTTCTTGACCAGACTCTACGGTAGTGTCGATCCttcgagggaggaggcggggagcCTCTCTTGCTCATACCTACGGCCCCCTGTTGGCGCGGTCGTTTTActtcctgctgccgctgctgctcagttTTCCCTTCTTGCGTGCTGGCGTCAGATTTTGTGCTCGCGTCTGCTCACTAACGCGTGTGTCTTGCACCCATAATCGATCGTGCATcgtgcacagacacgcgcgcgaaGCTCAATATCGGCGAGAGACGAACCCCACATTCGACGTTACCACCACAGAAGCGGGATGCCACTCACTGCGCAAGCTGCTGAGGTCAAGGCCAGTGCCGAGGCGGTCTCCACCGGCATCGATGACCCCCTCGAAGGGAAGGGCCTAGAGATCGCCGTCAGCACCGTGCCGAACCACGTTGGCAAGGTGAAGCGCATGCTCCTCACAGACCGTGGCAATCCgtcagtgccgccgccgaatTGGGAGCCACTAAGCAGCTCTGCGCTCTTCGACGAGAGTGGCAAGGCGCGCCCTGATGTGGTGCGCGAGCACCTCACAAAGGAGGgtctgctgcaggaggcggatgCCCTGACGATTATTACCCAGTGCGCCCTGATATGGAAAGACGAACCAAATGTGCTGCGTCTCGATGGTCCGGTGGTCATCGCTGGCGATATACATGGCCAATTTTTCGATTTACTGAACCTCCTCTCCATCGGCGGCGACCCGTCCCAGCAGAAGTACATCTTCCTGGGCGACTATGTCGACCGCGGGTGCTTCGGCATGGAGGTGATCCTGCTACTCATGTGCTACAAGATCTGCTACCCCGAAACAATGATCATGCTGCGCGGCAACCACGAAAGTCGACACCTCACGACGTACTTCAACTTCAAGCGCGAGGTGCTCTACAAGTACTCCATCGCCGTGTACAACGCCATAATGTCCGCCTTCGATTGCCTGCCGCTTGCATGCATTCTCAACGATCGATTCCTCTGCGTGCACGGCGGCTTGTCGCCGGAGCTGAAGCGGATCTCGGACATTGGCGCCATTCACCGCTTCCGCgagccgccgtcgtcggggCCGATGTGCGACCTGCTCTGGGCAGACCCGCTGgacgaaaaagaggaggaccctgcggcggcgccgctgttcgTGCCCAACACAACCCGAGGCTGCTCATACGTCTACagcaacgctgccgcctgcAACTTCTTGGAGGAAAACGGCCTCATCACAATCATCCGTGGCCACGAGGCCCAGGATGAGGGCTACCACTTGTACAAGAAGACAAACAAGGGGTTTCCTGCGGTGATTTGCATCTTTTCCGCGCCGAACTACTGCGACACATACGACAACCgggccgccgtcgtcatgCTGAACCGCAACATTATGAGCATCCGTCAGTTCAACAGCAGCCCTCACCCCTACTACCTGCCTAACTTCATGAACGCCTTTACCTGGTCGCTGCCCTTCGTtgaggagaagctgctcgaCATTGGGACGAACGTCCTGCACCCCATTGACGGAAGTGAGGATCATCTGCTTTTGGACGGGGCAgaggcgacgacggccgcACCGACACCGGGGGCGAACACAGAAAGCCGCGACGGGAACGTCCTGGAACAGCGAGGCGAGAAAATTCGCGAGAAGATACTGGCGATGGGGAGGCTCTCCCGCATGTTCCACACCTTGTGCGAAGGAGGCGAGAGCCGTCTTCCACCTAAGGGACTGGCAGGTGGCATACTACCGCAGGGTGGGTTGCCGTGTGGCCCCGACAGTGTGCAAGCAGCCGGCCGCGGCCTTCAGCAATCAAAAGAGATGGACTCTGCCAATGGGCGCTGGCAGGATTGTCTGATCGAGGGCGACTTGGAGCCGTAGCCGAGTGCGGCGACCACAGTTCTCAGTGCCGCGCTCCCTAGCACCGGCAGCATGTGAGTCGTACATGGGCGTCTTGACCAGTGCGGTTCGGATCCAGCAGACACCCGGGAACATAGACCCATCCgacgcgtgcttgtgtgcgtgtggtgatGTGCACAGGTGGGGCTACGCGCTGTTTTGTGgtgtgctgcttctccgccttttcttttttcacCCCTCTGTACAGACAAGCTCCATGTGATGCTCGCTGTCTCTCTTCCTATAAATGTTGGTTGTTGCTCccgcttttctttccttttcacTTCTGCTGCATGCGGTATCACCCGGCGCGGCCATGTGAGTGTGCAGGCACGACTTTAACGCATACACGGGTGCACGTGATGGGTACGCTTGTATGCGGCGCCGGGCGGCGCTGTTCCCCACACAGGCACCCACCTGCGCTCTCATCAGCCCGCGTGTGcttctcatttttttttcctttccgtTTCGTTTCCATGCGTGTGTAGGTGTGCAGTGCGCGGctgtccccctcctctctctcctctgccggTGGTGCCCTCGACTGCTTTGGTATGTATCGAGTTGATgaccgccacggcggctCGCACGttcatgcgcgtgcgtgcgtctctgcCTCCGTCCACTCTCTGATGGATGGGCAAAGGGGATCGGCAAGTAGGTGGGAGCGGAGGGCAGTCAGTGCTGAACTCTGgagtgagctgctgcacgcgtgtTTATGAGTGTGCATGGCTTCCTTTTTGCGTTCGCTTCATTTCTCGCTTATTTTCCTCAGTGCCTACTGTTCCTTCACGACAGGTGGGGGTCGGGGCAAGGGGCGGCACACTCCTCAGTGCGCGGTGgtatctcagggtccagtacCACCACCCTAGGTGCTGAGGCCAAAcagctcccccctcccctccccccgacTCTCTAAGCctgccgaaccacctctggtgaTGACAGGGTCACGTACCAGTGTCATGGGGcagtcagagcgatgtatcacTGCTGATGCCAGCGGTCCGGCCCtgggtggcgctgcgtcggagcgacctgcgaccgtgagCATGCGCTTGCAccatccatgtgatgggcgaagtgtcAGAGTGACTCGAAGGTACCTCACCGCCGGCCCTCACGCTGCCCNNNNNNNNNNNNNNNNNNNNNNNNNNNNNNNNNNNNNNNNNNNNNNNNNNNNNNNNNNNNNNNNNNNNNNNNNNNNNNNNNNNNNNNNNNNNNNNNNNNCGGCCCtgggtggcgctgcgtcggagcgacctgcgaccgtgagCATGCGCTTGCAccatccatgtgatgggcgaagtgtcAGAGTGACTCGAAGGTACCTCACCGCCGGCCCTCACGCTGCCCACTCGCGTGGGGAGTGTCCGGGTCACCGCGAGGGGGATGGACCAGGTGGCGACTGGCAcaatgggagcggctgtgaggcgagcTGCGAGGCAGAGACCGCGCTCAGGTGACTGAGTCGGCTCATTGCTGTCACGCGGTCCTCTGCAGCTTCGCGCCACGCGctggggcctgtgacaggccgGGCAGCGTGAGCTCACGCCGTATTAGGGGGATGAACGCGTTGCTCAGAGAGCCCGGCGCTTGCTCTGCCCCTCTTCCGCTGCCTTCTTCCGTGCAcccctttctcttcgttCACTGAAGCACCCACGCCCTCTTTACTTGCGCCGCTTCACCAGTCTCTTGTTCTGTATCGGCGCACCCATTAGGCGATCCCCATGCACATCTGCCTTGCGCGTGCAGGAGCCGAACAAGGAAGAAAGGGACAGCGAGGTGTCGAGGTGTGGGCTGGGGGAGGAGGCCGGCTGTATGGACGAGAGGTCGCGGGTTGCAGTAtcacgtgtgcgcctgccGGAATGATCGTCCCCGTGCGCAAGTGCCTGCTGGAGGTCATGCCCGACCGGGAAAGGGCTTGCCGCTGTGCAGTGATTGCGCGAAAGGTcgacagcgcagcagcacgcaaaCCACCGGTCATCGGCTTCTCCACCCCTTTGAGTGGTGTGTCGATGCGCGCACTTCCTTCTATACAGCGCCTTCTCTTCATCTGTCCACGAGCAGCGGTAAAGCGAGCAACCGTGCAGAGATGGTGGCATCGTCTGTTTTGATCCCTCTTTCATCGGTAACGCCAGAGGAGCcggcgccagctgcagggAGAACGGACCCTGGCCAGAGCTCGCAGACGCGAGGCCGACATCCCGCGAAACCGTGCGACACGCTGAGACGAGAGCTCcttggcggccgccgtccaGCACTGCGGAGGAACAGCGGCCTTGAGCGTGTGAGATGAGCGGAGACCATCCTCGCCCAGCTCGGCACGGGCGCCTGCGCGTACTTTGGcttcgcgcagcggcgggtgactcgcagcggcagcgtggcgtgAAGACGGTGTGCTGCCTGTCACTGCGCTCGCGTTGTGgcgtgcccctcccccgcccccgcctgTGCTTGCTGNNNNNNNNNNNNNNNNNNNNNNNNNNNNNNNNNNNNNNNNNNNNNNNNNNNNNNNNNNNNNNNNNNNNNNNNNNNNNNNNNNNNNNNNNNNNNNNNNNNNNNNNNNNNNNNNNNNNNNNNNNNNNNNNNNNNNNNNNNNNNNNNNNNNNNNNNNNNNNNNNNNNNNNNNNNNNNNNNNNNNNNNNNNNNNNNNNNNNNNNNNNNNNNNNNNNNNNNNNNNNNNNNNNNNNNNNNNNNNNNNNNNNNNNNNNNNNNNNNNNNNNNNNNNNNNNNNNNNNNNNNNNNNNNNNNNNNNNNNNNNNNNNNNNNNNNNNNNNNNNNNNNNNNNNNNNNNNNNNNNNNNNNNNNNNNNNNNNNNNNNNNNNNNNNNNNNNNNNNNNNNNNNNNNNNNNNNNNNNNNNNNNNNNNNNNNNNNNNNNNNNNNNNNNNNNNNNNNNNNNNNNNNNNNNNNNNNNNNNNNNNNNNNNNNNNNNNNNNNNNNNNNNNNNNNNNNNNNNNNNNNNNNNNNNNNNNNNNNNNNNNNNNNNNNNNNNNNNNNNNNNNNNNNNNNNNNNNNNNNNNNNNNNNNNNNNNNNNNNNNNNNNNNNNNNNNNNNNNNNNNNNNNNNNNNNNNNNNNNNNNNNNNNNNGAGGTCCGTGTGGCGCCGACCGCGCGGCAGGTAtgcgaggagggggcgaggagggacGGGCAGAGTCTGTTAGACTCGTGACCCAGTTCGACGACAGGCCGGCTCGTCCGTGACGACCCGGATGGGGCCGCGGTGCGACAGAGGTGtggtgagctgtggttgtgcgcgcgtacgcTTGCGGACTTGTTGCTGCGAACGACTCGTAAAAAGAATATTCTGGAACGACGGTGTGAACTTGCGGTGGCGTCGTCTCCAGCTGCACAACTCTCGACGAGGTTGTGTTGTGCAGCCGCAAGGTTGCGCTGGATTCACCAGTGCTGCCACGGCGCTCCTCTATGCAAATGACGGTTGGGGGTTCTCATGGATTTGGTATGCCTTGCCTGCCTCTAGCGGACTTTCGGATGATGCACTCTTTTGTTGCccgctgttttttttttttttttgactcATCCAGCTTTAGCATGACACGATGCCTGGCACCCGCTCACTGGAAACGGTGTCAAAGGCTTtgcgtcgccgcgcgcagttgcagcggtggcagcggcagtcaCAAATGGCGCGTGCGtcaggcgcggcagcggctgtgggAGCCGCAAGCTGCACGCAGGCGGATCGCGCGTTACGTCCGCACTACCAGGTGACATCAGCGTCGCCGTTGGACACGTCGACAAGCTGGTCTTCTGCGCTGGCATGGAGTCGGGAGAACGCGGAAGTAGGTATGGGTAAAACCCTTCAGCATGCGTATCAGATGCGGGATAGAGCCCGGtcgtctccgccgctgcagcgtcgcctcgccGAGTATCTGCGCTGCTCCACGAGCaaggcggaggcagcggaggcgtTTTTCCTCGTCGCTCGCTCGCATCACGAGGCGCTGACGCCAGCTACCATTTCCGAGTTCACCAGCACAATGTTGCGGCACCACGTAGCTGCGCAGATGGGCGCAAAGACCTACACGGTGGCGCTCGCGGACGCCGTCGGAGTCGCAGGCGAAAGCCCATGGAACAACGTGGAgccggcagaggcgcggGCCTTCGCTCTCTATCAGGCGCGCCGCCTTGAGCGGTACGCTGTGAGGGGCACGTCCTTTCAGGAGCAGCTCGGTTTGACGCTGGAGGGCGCAGACAACACAGTTGTCGCCCTCACGGAACACCAGATGCGCAaaggtgccgccgtggcgagtGCGCTGCCCGTGTCGTGCGACGCCCTTGTCGAGCTCGTTCACCTCGACGTGTCGTGGTCCaccgcgctgcaggtgcacaCGTACGCAAAGGAGGTGACACGCGTCGACCCACCTGCTGACATGACGGCACGTTTGATGGGGCTCATGACCGGGTACAAGACGAACGCCCTTGGCTCGCGCCCGTGGGAGATGGCGCTGGAGTTGTACGACAGACTGCTGGAAAGCGGCTACGATGTACCGCTGGATGCCCACACAGCCGCCTTAGACGCCGTTTGGCGCAGTGGGGAGAGTTTTGTGAAACCGCACAACTCTTTGTCCCCCACCGATCGCGATTGCATGTGGAATGCCCTGGTGCGCATCCGTGAGCGTGTGCCAGACGCGCAGGTGATGGGCGACGCCGGGTGCCGCTTCACCGAGGCTCTTATCAAggcagctggagcagcagggcGGTGGGAGGCGGCCTTGCAACTTCTCAGTGACATGGACGTCACATTGGCCGCCACTTCGCATCGTCTGTTGGTGCCGACCGCCGAATCCTTTCTGTTTGCGATGGCATCGTGCAACGCCGCGCACAACGCGGCCCATGCCAGCGCCCTGTATGAGACCTTCAGTGCGTTGTACACGTTGCGCAGTGCTCACCctgaggcgctgctggcgtacTTGCAGTCGCTTCGAAATGTGGAGCACCTGTCGGCCCATATCGGGACGCAAGTGGAGGGGCTTGTGATGGATGGCAAAGGACTGGATCGGCCGTGCTGCGTGGTgtgcctgcagctcctgTCGAgccagcgcgtgcacacgaAGCAGGCGGCGAAGTGGAGGATCGCACAGAGACTGCTGCGGATGTACGACAGCAACCCgtggccgcagcagccgccggtGAGAaaggcagagctgcagacAGTGTTTCGCTGCTGTCACCTCATCGCGGCAAGCAGCGTTAACGACGCGAAAGTGTCCGCTTCTGCGTCGGCTCCCTGTTCGCTGGTCACCGAGTTGCGCGCGTACCTGGTCTCTGTGTTTGGGCGCGACTCCTGCGAGTGCCAGTGGCTTGACGATACCGAGGTTTACTCACTTCTCACCACACAGAGCTGGGAGTGCGCCCTTTCCATTTACCAGCGGCAGGTGACGCAGCGCCCGCCAGCTCGCGTGACGGACCTCCCCATCCCGCTGCGCCAGGTGCGCCACATGTtcgcgcagacgctgctACGCTGCTCCCGCGCTGCAActggcgaggagggggagagtgaCAAATTCCTCCTGGATGAGGAGCGGGAGGCACAGGAGCGGGCGAAGACGATTGACTTTTTGGCATTCGCCGTGCGCACCGTCCGGGAGGTGTACGCGGGCACGGGTGACACAGTATCCCTCGGTATcgtcgcggagctgctgctccaccaaGCGTTGCACGCACCGCGTGCacgcgagcggcagcagttgGCACTGGACGCGATGCGAGAGCTGTCGTGTGGCTTGGCCAGCGCCGTGACCCCGCGGCTGATCGACCTCGTCGCGCaggccctctccctcacggAGGAGCATGTCCAGAGCGTCCTCGTTGACGGCagtgcgcagctgcgtgcaAAGGCGTTGGAGCGGGATGGACATCGACGCATACGCTCGAGTGGCTGCCTCGAGACGATTTTCACATGATAATGTACCATGGGTGCGGCGTGCTCGAGcggggctgctgctacgCATAGAGGCAAGGGCAGCAAATGCGCAGgggtgcatgtgcgtgtgcgcgcacatgtgcttgcgtgtgtgtgtggggggcGCAGGggctcttctctttccttctcgtGTGTCCCCGTTGCTCTGGGCGGCTCGTGCGGCCGTTTACCCCGGCTCACATTTGCTTTGCCGGCTTTGCGTTCTTCCCGTTGTGGTAGTCGACAAACTGCAGAGGAGCACGCCAGTGGCGACGTTCCATCGTCGCACATCTCGCGTCCATCGCTTCCTGCTTCGGTGCTGTTGGTAACGGCACGCAGACGTGACTTCTCTCACATCCTGAGGTTTTGTTCACTTCCTTTGCTCCTTCCGATCCCAGTCCCCGCTGTGCCCCCCATCGCCGTGATGGAGCAGCGGATACATCCCTCTGAGCTGTTCGCAGAGCCGGAAAACGCTAGCCATCGTTCAACATCATTTGTGAGCTAtgtgtgctgccgcaggaggcgcagttGCTAGGCAGACACTGGCTTCTGGCGTCCCCGGCAGACTTCGTCGGCACCCAGCCGCTTATTCTGTGTGCCTCTGCCGACCTCTCGCTGCGCGGTTTTTGCGTTTTCTcgagagctgcagcgcgcagcggcgacacaGGCGACGCATGCAGGTGCCGAAACGCTTCAGATGCAGCTGGAGGATGTGagccggcgcggcggtgacggtggcactgctgcgtgcgcagggAAGGCAACCGGTGTAAAACGGcgaccgcgacggcggcttcTTTCTGCACCTTTGTGCTTCACAGGTGCCATCTAATGGCTCTCACGAGATGCTGCGTGCTCTTGCGAGCAGCGGAGCAGAcctggcagcagcagcttctcgtGAGACCACCACACAGCAGATGCTGCGGGACAGTGGCGTCGTGGCCGGCGCGTGTGAATCAATGTCGGAAGTTGCACAATACCACTGAACCGGTTGCTCCAGCGGCATGAAGCAGTTGGTGAGAGGCTGTCGaagtgcgcgtgcatgcgtctGCGTTGGCGTGCTTtcgtgcccccccccccccacccaccaccaccgaggAGCCGTGGGCTCGGCTTtttgtctctcttctctgcacTCTCGCATGGCTCTTGCGCACCACACGCAAGCCCAACCCCGTCGGGTGTGGTGCGCGCCACTGaacgagcgcggcggcgagacacacacacgcgcgcacatcaaATGAAAGCAAAGCTGATTATGCGAAAGAATGGAGAAGGGAACGTAaacggcgcgtgcgcgcctcatcctcctcttctcttccgctTCACCCGCCGCCTTACCTCCATGCGTGATACCGTGTcttgcccctctctccccgtcCTCTGTGCCtcgcccgccaccgcctcttccctcctctgcgAACTCCGCGTCTCCTGCCTTGCTGCTCCACTTCTCACCGACACATCGTGCCTCCCTTTTCGCCttgccgctggcgccctGCTCTCCATCGCCACCTTCACACGGATGCGTCCATACAGATCgacgctctctctctcttcctcttcttctgtcgccgctgccactcctTCGAACGCTTTACCAACAACGACGACCGCGACCACAGCACTGCTCTCCTCATTCGCCGCTTTTTGCTTCACTTCCACCTCTCACCCTTTCCGatttctttctctttctctccttcgtcctcgtcgtcgccagctGTCGTACACTCTCGTCAAGGCTCtaccacgcgcgcacgcacacatcatTGCACACGCGTGACGACCCCGTCTGCACTCAAAAAAAGCGCGATAACACCCTGAAAGGGCGGCGTTCGGCTGTCGCGTGTTCTCTCCCgtgtaccccccccccccgccatTCGCGCACGTTGGCGGCAACTCGcccgcttctctttttttcgccAGTGAAAATGGTTACGACCGTCAAGGTTGAGATTCCACGCGAGAGTATTATGAAGCCGTCGTACATGGACGACGTCTACCTGCTCAACCAGTTTGACGGCGTCAATGACAATCCGCAGGAGGACGGTCTGCCACTGCGCAAGTGGATCCTGCGCGAGGTCCACGAGGTGCTCGCGAAGAATCCGAGGAAGACGGAGGTTGTCGTGAAGCTCAAGTCGGACAAGAGTGCCCGCACCGAGTTCGCTGTCGCGATCATCGGCGATTACGTCCCCAACTACCTCCACCAGAGCTGaaaggccgccgccggctgtggcgcagcaggagaaaACGAACTGATAAGGCGAAGGCCAATCAAGACCTGAAAAGCTGTgagtgcgtgcctgtgtgtgtgaaatGAGTGCCTGAGGAGCGGTGGCACTTCGCCACGAAGCTGCGCGCTTCCTCTTCATAGCATCACCCGCCGAAGGAATTCGGTGTTGTGGCGAAGGCCCACTTTAGCACGACGGTGCGGTCTTTATCTTGCCTTTGCATGCGGGTGTGTGCCGGTGGTGAACACTGTCTGTATGCCTTCTAGGGGCGGCTATGGTAGTAGGTGGGCGCGTGGCGCACTCCCCGCGGCTGTGAGCGGAGAGCCAGGTGCGAGAGGGGCATCGGGACAGGAAAGAGTCGGCGTCTGGATGCGGCTATCGCAGGGTGCTCTtcctgctttctctcttgctttctcTTCCAAAGTCGCGCGTGTCGTTTTGTGCTCCTTACAGGGCACGATGCGGCGATACACGCGCGCAGTTCGCGTCTTtggctgcgcggcagcatTTTATGCTAtcctgcttctctttt from Leishmania donovani BPK282A1 complete genome, chromosome 26 harbors:
- a CDS encoding serine/threonine protein phosphatase, putative, whose product is MLLTDRGNPSVPPPNWEPLSSSALFDESGKARPDVVREHLTKEGLLQEADALTIITQCALIWKDEPNVLRLDGPVVIAGDIHGQFFDLLNLLSIGGDPSQQKYIFLGDYVDRGCFGMEVILLLMCYKICYPETMIMLRGNHESRHLTTYFNFKREVLYKYSIAVYNAIMSAFDCLPLACILNDRFLCVHGGLSPELKRISDIGAIHRFREPPSSGPMCDLLWADPLDEKEEDPAAAPLFVPNTTRGCSYVYSNAAACNFLEENGLITIIRGHEAQDEGYHLYKKTNKGFPAVICIFSAPNYCDTYDNRAAVVMLNRNIMSIRQFNSSPHPYYLPNFMNAFTWSLPFVEEKLLDIGTNVLHPIDGSEDHLLLDGAEATTAAPTPGANTESRDGNVLEQRGEKIREKILAMGRLSRMFHTLCEGGESRLPPKGLAGGILPQGGLPCGPDSVQAAGRGLQQSKEMDSANGRWQDCLIEGDLEP